One genomic region from Yamadazyma tenuis chromosome 4, complete sequence encodes:
- the MDM12_2 gene encoding Mitochondrial distribution and morphology protein 12 (EggNog:ENOG503NX7J; COG:T; BUSCO:EOG092600X0), whose amino-acid sequence MSDTTARLRTPTRPGKPSTHIKVNLSVASDLTPELRPSNEDFISFPNLPDPEDEGNQTLTGLFTKTLKRVTNNASHIVKAYSSPKSEHFSDTDDRIDGIVDNSTPIRGHTLTAHTLTSLNKSDNSATRKKAQDKIKYLQDAIDLQEHESDGILRSSTPDIITVPLDNRMAGSPPNDPYNKISAPLSIINTMNNSNVSVYGSDSTNIDNDDRQDANDEVKNPGLQKPQDQTSKVTSDSKTLRFSKQSVPVLEATTESVTSSVINVNALANTEPDSTSKTNTPSLKDTSVTASNRVTKKRSLKNLPNRISSIFTNLPNDIELSDDSASDTETVNDTSFLGGIPENSSLNQAGAVPPPELAMYRETSVKSSPVKARQVRSPTAGTDASPTMNSFNTLKQYNMKKKSSNLSASLIDNARSIINQNFHGNISSASSFVEKVTKKKRKTRPSQNPLKSGGIPKKYWMNDAFVSECLNCFKPFTAFRRKHHCRFCGQIFCSRCTLFISYQEHKEQRKTGVINPDKRSYKDKLRVCRPCYSDVIVYLSDSDSSSSESEQEVEDDAVSFETLDKFKDDNLPQHPFVKSRSRSLSTSRRDFPFEGNKSFLKPALHDDKTTVKSPLSLAIPSARKGDLLEVQYSKSNVNSSFSRSTSQEPSGASWLKNYPHLRRSKTQQNTGLSRSNSFDNSSSLHGFISGKTDVSKKGKSMIFGDTNGDDPDDEDDEFESENEDEQVMSLYTSLNHSGFNGNANSSTISPRAPITRPLANVSANAVPTLGEFPTMLVNEKLYPKNMSSGLRSSPAGAVFPVFIPNNTKTDIDISADGGSVPRSVLEENPKSNLRSHERAHASLLRMRSRRRAKTARNLSLLTQNPTRLPQLEFSDLRDSSSPISTPTSPTPGSGPSGAYFKDLITNEGFSPLDKSPSDPQTRHQISYGSLNNFDADDSDSITRGLSGKASREGLFDEIERQLDSVYLELFKKILDQCLKDCDIKDDTQRWSNALTMSINFVNGLKLTDTLDIKQYVKIKKIPGGRIEDTQMINGLFMTKNIDSKKMSSRLSNPKIALLMFPIEYLKQKEQFISLRIVQSQQDVYISNLVSRLISLEPDIIVVGDTVCQLAKDFLEDANITVISNTKPQVIERISRYTRADIFQSVNDLFFKKGTLGTCQKFEIKKHLHGNVLKTFACFTGTDTELGFTITLRGGDEETLNSIKYATENLLSTQINAKFEKSYFEDSKLVYLEDLPNESVSSLSSKLNQIKSEAEIENMGIEIIPDEKEVFGYIAMFINRHISTSPAAKFSLPTPLVNAVEAFFVFHNFNERNKLLKSNESLDDVEMSLIEELKLNIGLENMPNKAQDLLKFVKHAAEVKSKILLNQFQSRARTWANYLKLPSYQLYPIFHRNIHLLYSSVSKKFNTPCSGPNIIVVDFYTDNDKFLGLQLDQMFSESLTDCDECGEPMIDHYRNYVHGTGKLDMVVEKYEALSAEHKNFPNQRTMWSVCKQCNYKTPVVLMSDDTYYFSIGKYFEIAFWGRNVTLNNQGECRHDFFKEHIRYFGFNDMAIKVEYFPIDTYEVVVPKKQTEYDTSVEINLKVEAFDTIRTKSANFFDSISKRLNRVKVDTFDKAEDGAKVIEQMKERLDQQRSILEEDLLNIYNSTPSTYYLPMNSILRELQELGVAWDADFNDFETQFLPSENEITRITQFHLRNFLIDKYNIDNAKEVEMNDMSKSVDSVGSEKEGLSSKSDEKTVKQQDKDSELVQNLNESPRKEIGKLIPRALEGPGSNVVDKVNKIEQKLEHERIQNTGSRVSSGTGSMTDERKSGFSPPKKASSKLLGRKSSDLSISSVNSQLGVNSNKPVTKVSQLTNFFDQMSFDQISMEFKKQREQELRKNLNKFRALPIVASKPIVEMYNKIEDVVNADELEVEKANRRLPRRLTSDSLIGKRPDESTAPDLTRARPSDVNDSKDRDKQGEKLKEKDAKAIENLKSKEKDKLLDIPQPERVSLLKSLTNFWADRSASLWDPLDYPLDSTEHTFADSDIIVREDEPSSLVAFCLSTNDYKQKIKSLAQEPDDDIKLDSEVNNKKFNSFAKIEKKFKNRFDNSKKPSELENILTKNKSTHLKYQFADGSTTLSCKIFYSEQFEALRKACGKEDRFLQSLSRCIKWNSSGGKSKSNFLKTLDNRYIVKELSKSELESFVPIAPFYFKYIGQSMFNTLTTALAKIFGIYQIQIKNIITGKTFRMEFLIMENLFYNNKTTRIFDLKGSMRNRHVTQTGKEDEVLLDENMIEYIYESPLFVKEHSKKLLRGSLFNDSSFLSAMDVMDYSLIIGIDDQTKKLYIGIIDWLRTFTWDKKVENWVKGNNLIGGNKGKDPTIITPKQYRIRFREAMERYILEVPDIWYEGKN is encoded by the coding sequence ATGTCAGACACCACCGCACGGCTCCGGACGCCCACGCGGCCTGGTAAACCGAGCACGCATATCAAAGTTAACCTCTCGGTGGCCAGTGATCTAACTCCTGAGCTTCGTCCCAGCAATGAAGATTTCATCTCATTCCCCAACTTGCCAGATCCTGAAGACGAGGGAAACCAAACTTTAACGGGATTATTCACAAAGACATTGAAAAGAGTCACCAACAACGCCTCGCACATTGTCAAAGCATACTCGAGCCCAAAATCAGAGCATTTTTCCGATACAGATGATCGAATTGATGGAATAGTTGATAACTCAACTCCTATAAGAGGACACACATTAACTGCTCATACGTTGACTTCCCTCAATAAGTCAGACAATTCAGCCACACGCAAGAAAGCCCAGGACAAGATTAAGTATCTTCAGGATGCTATAGATCTCCAGGAACATGAATCAGATGGTATACTTCGAAGCTCTACCCCAGATATCATCACTGTACCACTCGATAATAGAATGGCTGGATCTCCGCCTAATGATCCCTACAATAAGATTCTGGCCCCGCTTAGCATTATTAACACGATGAACAACAGTAATGTCAGTGTTTACGGAAGTGACTCTACCAATATCGATAATGATGATAGACAAGATGCTAACGACGAGGTTAAGAATCCAGGCCTTCAGAAACCACAAGATCAAACATCAAAAGTCACCTCTGACAGCAAGACTTTGAGGTTTTCCAAGCAATCTGTGCCTGTTTTGGAGGCCACCACCGAAAGTGTAACTAGCTCAGTGATAAATGTGAATGCATTAGCAAACACGGAACCCGATTCTACTTCCAAGACCAACACCCCGAGCTTGAAAGATACCAGTGTAACAGCTTCTAATAGAGTCACAAAGAAGAGAAGTCTAAAGAACTTGCCCAACAGAATATCATCGATATTTACCAATCTACCCAATGATATCGAATTATCAGACGACTCGGCTTCTGATACTGAAACCGTTAACGACACCAGTTTCTTGGGAGGTATTCCAGAAAATTCTCTGCTCAACCAAGCTGGGGCGGTTCCTCCGCCAGAATTAGCCATGTACAGAGAAACTCTGGTGAAGTCTTCTCCAGTGAAAGCTCGGCAGGTCCGTAGTCCAACGGCAGGTACGGACGCTTCTCCTACTATGAACTCATTCAATACGTTGAAACAATACaatatgaagaagaaatccTCAAACTTATCAGCATCTTTGATAGACAATGCCCGGTCTATAATCAACCAAAACTTTCATGGGAACATATCGTCTGCCTCGtcttttgttgaaaaagtcaccaaaaagaaaaggaaaacTCGCCCTTCACAGAATCCTTTAAAGTCTGGGGGTATTCCCAAGAAGTATTGGATGAATGATGCATTTGTATCGGAGTGTTTGAACTGTTTTAAACCTTTCACCGCCTTCCGGAGAAAGCACCACTGCCGGTTCTGTGGTCAAATCTTTTGTTCTCGTTGTACGCTTTTCATTTCCTATCAAGAGCATAAGGAACAACGGAAAACTGGAGTCATAAACCCCGACAAAAGACTGTACAAAGATAAATTACGGGTCTGTAGACCATGTTACAGTGATGTGATTGTGTACCTTAGTGACTCAGATTCGTCGTCTTCTGAAAGTGAACAAGAAGTGGAAGATGATGCAGTATCCTTCGAGACTTTGGATAAGTTCAAAGATGATAATCTCCCACAACACCCGTTTGTTAAGTCCCGTTCGAGATCCCTTTCGACCTCCAGAAGAGATTTTCCGTTTGAAGGGAACAAGTCATTCTTGAAGCCGGCTCTTCATGATGATAAAACGACCGTTAAGTCTCCACTTAGTCTAGCTATTCCCTCTGCTCGCAAAGGTGACTTACTCGAAGTTCAATACAGTAAGAGTAATGTGAATAGCAGCTTCAGCCGTTCGACGTCACAGGAGCCTTCAGGTGCTAGTTGGCTAAAGAACTATCCACATTTGAGAAGATCGAAGACCCAACAGAACACAGGCCTTTCAAGGTCGAATAGTTTTGacaactcatcttcattgCATGGATTCATTAGTGGTAAGACTGATGTTTCTAAAAAGGGTAAAAGCATGATATTTGGTGATACTAATGGTGACGATCCTGATGATGAGGacgatgagtttgaaagtgaaaatgaagatgaacagGTTATGTCATTGTATACCTCGTTGAACCATAGTGGTTTTAATGGTAATGCCAACTCATCTACTATCTCACCAAGAGCTCCAATCACCAGACCCCTAGCAAATGTCAGTGCAAATGCTGTCCCTACTTTAGGAGAGTTTCCAACGATGTTGGTGAATGAGAAGCTATACCCTAAGAACATGTCCAGCGGTTTAAGGTCGTCTCCAGCAGGAGCTGTATTTCCTGTGTTTATTCCAAACAATACCAAGACCGACATAGATATTTCAGCAGATGGAGGAAGTGTTCCAAGGAGCGTCTTGGAGGAAAATCCCAAATCAAACCTCAGATCTCATGAAAGAGCACATGCATCATTATTGAGAATGAGATCCAGGAGAAGAGCAAAGACGGCAAGAAACTTGCTGTTACTTACTCAAAATCCTACTAGATTACCCCAGTTGGAATTTCTGGATTTAAGAGACAGTTCTTCTCCCATCTCCACCCCAACCTCACCAACTCCAGGATCGGGACCTTCAGGTGCCtatttcaaagatttgatcaCCAATGAAGGATTTTCACCTTTGGACAAGTCTCCTAGTGACCCTCAAACCAGGCACCAAATTTCGTATGGCAGTTTGAATAATTTTGATGCAGACGATTCTGACCTGATTACTAGAGGCCTTTCAGGGAAAGCTTCTAGGGAAGGTCTCTTTGATGAGATAGAAAGACAACTTGATAGCGTTTATCTcgaacttttcaagaagattttAGATCAATGTCTCAAGGATTGTGATATCAAAGATGATACACAACGATGGTCAAATGCATTGACTATGTCCATCAATTTTGTGAACGGCTTAAAGCTAACGGACACTTTGGATATCAAACAATAtgtcaaaatcaagaagattccAGGAGGGAGAATCGAAGATACTCAAATGATAAACGGGTTATTCATGACTAAAAATATCGATTCAAAAAAGATGTCTTCACGGTTGAGTAACCCCAAAATCGCTTTGCTTATGTTTCCAATTGAGTActtgaaacaaaaggaACAGTTCATCAGTTTAAGGATTGTCCAGTCTCAGCAAGATGTGTATATCCTGAATTTAGTTTCAAGATTGATTTCTTTAGAGCCAGACATCATTGTGGTCGGTGATACAGTTTGTCAGCTTGCTAAGGACTTTTTAGAAGATGCAAACATTACGGTGATTTCCAACACTAAACCCCAAGTGATTGAGAGAATTTCAAGATACACAAGAGCTGATATTTTTCAATCAGTTAATGACTTGTTCTTTAAAAAGGGTACATTAGGTACCTGTcaaaaatttgaaatcaaaaaacATCTCCATGGGaatgttttgaagacatttGCCTGCTTCACTGGTACTGATACTGAACTTGGGTTTACTATAACTTTAAGAGGTGGAGATGAGGAGACCTTAAACTCCATCAAGTATGCCACTGAAAACTTACTCAGCACCCAGATCAATGCTAAGTTTGAAAAGAGTTACTTTGAGGATTCCAAATTGGTTTACCTTGAAGACCTCCCCAATGAGTCAGTAAGTTCGTTATCATCCAAGTTAAATCAAATTAAGAGTGAAGCTGAAATAGAAAACATGGGAATTGAAATAATACCAGATGAAAAGGAAGTTTTCGGGTACATCGCCATGTTTATAAACAGACATATTAGCACTTCTCCAGCTGCCAAGTTCTCTTTACCCACACCATTGGTTAATGCAGTTGAAGCGTTCTTTGTTTTTCATAATTTCAATGAGAGAAATAAACTATTGAAGTCTAACGAATCCTTGGATGATGTGGAGATGAGTttgattgaagagttgaaacTTAATATTGGACTTGAGAATATGCCCAATAAAGCACaggatttgttgaagtttgtgAAACATGCAGCTGAAGTCAAActgaagattttgttgaatcAGTTTCAGTCAAGAGCTAGGACTTGGGCAAACTATTTGAAACTTCCATCATACCAGTTGTATCCCATATTTCATAGGAACATACATTTGTTATATTCAAGTGTTTCTAAAAAGTTCAACACCCCTTGTTCAGGTCCAAATATTATTGTTGTGGATTTTTACACTGATAACGATAAGTTTTTGGGTTTGCAGTTGGATCAGATGTTCAGCGAATCTTTGACCGATTGTGATGAATGTGGAGAGCCAATGATAGACCATTATCGGAACTATGTTCATGGGACAGGTAAGCTTGATATGGTGGTTGAAAAGTATGAGGCACTTTCTGCTGAACACAAGAACTTTCCTAACCAGAGAACTATGTGGAGCGTTTGCAAGCAGTGCAATTACAAAACCCCGGTTGTTTTAATGTCAGACGATACTTATTATTTTTCTATCGGTAAATACTTCGAGATAGCTTTCTGGGGCAGAAATGTAACCTTGAACAATCAAGGTGAGTGTCGTCATGATTTCTTTAAAGAGCATATCCGGTACTTTGGTTTCAATGACATGGCCATAAAAGTTGAGTACTTTCCCATTGATACCTACGAAGTGGTAGTCCCGAAGAAACAAACTGAGTATGATACTAGcgttgaaatcaacttaAAGGTTGAAGCTTTCGACACAATAAGAACTAAAAGtgccaacttctttgataGCATTTCTAAAAGGCTTAACAGAGTCAAGGTTGACACTTTTGATAAGGCAGAAGATGGAGCCAAAGTAATCGAACAGATGAAAGAACGATTGGACCAGCAACGGAGcattttggaagaagacttATTAAACATATACAATCTGACACCTTCGACCTACTACCTTCCTATGAACTCAATTTTACGAGAATTACAAGAGTTGGGAGTGGCTTGGGATGCAGACTTtaatgactttgaaactcAGTTCTTACCTTCAGaaaatgaaatcaccagAATAACTCAATTCCATTTaagaaacttcttgatcGATAAGTATAACATCGATAATGCCAAAGAGGTTGAAATGAACGATATGTCGAAGTCAGTGGATAGTGTTGGAAGCGAAAAAGAAGGACTTTCAAGCAAAAGTGATGAAAAGACCGTGAAACAGCAAGACAAAGACTCCGAATTGGTACAGAATTTGAATGAATCACCACGAAAGGAAATTGGTAAGCTTATACCTCGCGCATTAGAAGGACCAGGTTCcaatgttgttgataaggTCAATAAAATTGAACAGAAGTTAGAACACGAAAGAATCCAGAATACGGGATCTAGGGTTTCTAGTGGAACTGGAAGTATGACAGACGAAAGAAAGTCCGGCTTTTCTCCACCTAAGAAAGCCCTGTCCAAATTATTAGGCCGCAAATCGTCTGATCTTTCTATCAGCTCTGTCAACTCACAGTTAGGAGTAAATTCAAACAAGCCGGTTACTAAAGTTTCCCAACTTACAAACTTCTTTGACCAGATGAGTTTTGACCAAATCTCCATGGAATTTAAAAAGCAAAGAGAGCAGGAATTGAGgaagaatttgaacaaatttAGGGCTCTTCCTATTGTTGCATCAAAACCTATTGTTGAGATGTACAACAAAATCGAAGATGTTGTTAACGCTGATGAGTTAGAAGTAGAAAAGGCCAATCGAAGACTTCCGAGAAGACTTACATCTGATTCTCTCATTGGGAAGAGACCCGATGAAAGTACTGCTCCTGATTTAACAAGAGCGCGTCCTTCAGATGTGAATGATTCGAAAGACAGAGATAAACAAGGTGAAAAGTTAAAAGAGAAGGATGCAAAAGCGATTGAAAATCTCAAATCGAAAGAAAAGGACAAACTACTTGATATCCCCCAGCCCGAAAGAGTTTCTCTTTTGAAATCGTTGACAAACTTTTGGGCTGATAGATCCGCTTCTTTGTGGGATCCTCTCGATTATCCTCTTGACTCAACAGAGCACACTTTTGCAGACTCTGATATTATTGTGAGAGAGGATGAGCCAAGTTCACTTGTTGCTTTTTGTTTATCAACCAATGATTACAAGCAAAAGATCAAATCATTGGCTCAAGAGCCAGATGATGATATAAAGCTAGACAGTGAAgtgaacaacaagaaattCAATAGTTTTGCCAAGATcgaaaagaagttcaagaatcGGTTTGACAATAGCAAGAAGCCCAGCGAACTCGAAAACATTTTGACGAAGAACAAATCTACTCATTTGAAGTATCAGTTTGCAGATGGGTCTACCACTTTATCTTGTAAAATCTTCTACTCCGAGCAGTTTGAGGCACTTAGGAAGGCATGTGGTAAAGAGGACCGGTTCCTTCAGAGTTTATCGCGGTGTATAAAATGGAACTCTAGTGGTGGGAAGAGTAAgtccaactttttgaagacattggACAACAGGTACATTGTGAAAGAGTTAAGCAAATCGGAGTTGGAGTCATTTGTTCCAATTGCGCCATTCTACTTCAAGTATATTGGACAGTCGATGTTCAATACTTTGACTACTGCCTTAGCCAAGATATTCGGGATataccaaatccaaattaAAAACATTATCACCGGGAAGACTTTCCGAATGGAATTCCTTATCATGGAAAACTTATTCTACAATAACAAGACCACCCGTATTTTCGACTTAAAGGGGTCTATGAGAAACAGACACGTGACCCAAACCGGTAAGGAGGATGAAGTATTACTAGATGAGAACATGATTGAGTACATCTACGAGTCACCATTATTTGTCAAAGAACACCTGAAGAAGCTATTGAGAGGATCACTTTTCAACGATTCCTCTTTCCTCTCTGCCATGGACGTGATGGACTACTCGCTAATCATCGGTATCGATGACCAAACCAAAAAGTTGTACATTGGTATTATTGACTGGTTGAGGACCTTCACCTGGGACAAAAAGGTTGAAAATTGGGTCAAAGGAAATAATTTGATCGGGGGAAACAAAGGTAAGGATCCCACGATCATCACCCCCAAACAGTACCGGATCCGGTTCCGAGAGGCCATGGAGAGGTATATATTGGAAGTACCCGACATTTGGTATGAAGGTAAGAACTAG
- a CDS encoding uncharacterized protein (COG:S; EggNog:ENOG503P2HH), producing the protein MGLGFNTVSSVLILVSFVFLLLATISTPIVSSFSLASTSSFTYGVFGYCSDKSSDCTASSADYPYSLGSVQPRLDWLLDRDTRNHLASTLIIAPIACGFNFVCLIVVFVSHFFSSGILIFSIVFNILTFLLTALIAILVVLMFHPYVSWTGWILVGSAAATLISIVFLFLELRLSNSPVQSDVESINEMATFDNKFGAGPPVGAFMPPNSTAFNRGYSNLDNDSSISKDYEFKATGNQVNNQVSKTMTNSSIYNSNPQMAKDFTQYSNNSFGSRTAGSSHFEDAQVNFVNGPNTPISSKQQMAPTFVPNTATPTTNDTPESRVPHLPYPAGRPLNKPPYGGADMSVFEHHPEVEGHEPFTELNDDLPPQVEPANQYVHRGSQTSDLSDASSDFTSVSQRAINPRYNPQQQYGGPEYLPPQQQYQTSYPQQQPFQPQFQQQNPGYGGSPMMNQNIPPVTSHQQPMMNYGPPPPNQHRFMMARPQPTASDNALANNPDFAIGGVRKKPGMNKPNMGASRMGIPGMGGSKPGQGGAGTGRGPYGMI; encoded by the coding sequence ATGGGCTTGGGGTTTAATACCGTTTCGCTGGTGTTGATCTTGGTGTCATTTGTGTTCCTCCTTTTGGCCACCATTTCCACCCCCATCGTCAGTTCTTTCAGTCTTGCTTCCACTTCTTCCTTTACCTACGGGGTGTTTGGATACTGTTCGGACAAAAGCTCCGACTGTACGGCATCGTCTGCTGATTATCCCTACCTGTTGGGCTCTGTCCAGCCTAGGCTCGACTGGCTTCTCGATAGAGACACCAGGAACCATTTGGCCTCCACCTTGATCATTGCCCCTATTGCGTGCGGGTTTAACTTTGTGTGCTTGATTGTGGTATTTGTGTCCCACTTTTTTTCCAGCGGCATACTTATCTTCTCGATTGTGTTCAACATCCTCACCTTCCTCTTGACGGCGTTGATTGCaattttggtggtgctcATGTTCCATCCCTATGTTTCATGGACAGGGTGGATCTTGGTTGGGTCTGCGGCCGcaactttgatttcaattGTGTTCCTCTTCCTTGAGTTGAGACTTTCGAACAGTCCGGTGCAATCGGACGTGGAGTCCATCAACGAAATGGCTACATTTGATAACAAGTTCGGCGCAGGCCCCCCAGTGGGTGCGTTTATGCCCCCAAATTCGACCGCTTTCAATAGAGGATACTCGAATCTTGATAACGACAGTTCCATCAGCAAGGATTACGAGTTTAAGGCCACCGGCAATCAAGTCAATAACCAGGTATCGAAGACAATGACCAACTCGAGCATCTATAACTCGAACCCCCAAATGGCTAAAGACTTTACTCAGTATAGCAACAATTCATTTGGTTCCAGGACCGCGGGTTCTTCTCACTTTGAAGACGCCCAGGTGAATTTTGTCAACGGCCCAAATACGCCAATTTCCTCCAAACAGCAAATGGCCCCCACTTTTGTACCAAACACCGCTACTCCTACCACCAACGATACACCCGAGTCTCGCGTGCCTCATTTGCCTTATCCCGCTGGACGTCCATTGAATAAACCTCCTTATGGCGGTGCTGATATGAGCGTGTTTGAGCACCATCCGGAGGTGGAAGGACACGAGCCATTTACTGAATTGAACGACGATTTGCCTCCTCAGGTCGAACCTGCCAACCAATATGTTCACAGAGGAAGCCAAACTTCAGACCTTTCGGACGCCTCTTCCGACTTCACTTCTGTGTCTCAAAGAGCCATAAACCCAAGGTATAACCCCCAACAACAATACGGGGGTCCTGAATACCTCCCTCCTCAACAGCAGTATCAGACTCTGTAccctcaacaacaaccgTTCCAGCCtcagtttcaacaacagaaCCCTGGATACGGAGGCTCACCAATGATGAACCAGAATATTCCTCCAGTTACctctcatcaacaaccaatGATGAACTATGGGCCACCCCCTCCTAATCAACACCGGTTTATGATGGCTCGCCCACAACCAACTGCTTCTGACAATGCGTTGGCCAACAACCCAGACTTTGCAATTGGTGGAGTAAGAAAGAAACCAGGAATGAACAAACCCAACATGGGTGCTAGTAGAATGGGCATACCAGGAATGGGAGGTTCCAAACCAGGCCAAGGAGGTGCCGGCACCGGAAGAGGTCCTTATGGAATGATTTGA